One Halobacterium sp. DL1 DNA window includes the following coding sequences:
- a CDS encoding ABC transporter codes for MTRLELDGVTRRFGGTTAVDDVSLTVEDGEFFTLVGPSGCGKTTTLRLIAGFESPDAGDVRFGGESMTGVPPEDRDVGIVFQSYALFPHMSVAENVAYGLRFRDPPGDQTTDERVDELLELVDLPGMGERSPDQLSGGQQQRVALARALAPGPSVLLLDEPMSALDARLRERLRVQVKQIQSELDITTVYVTHDQEEALSISDRLAVLHAGRVEQVGTPEEVYRQPASRFVASFLGDNNVFEGGAPVETEGCWVRVSGSEFKLGEAIDGRTTLCVRPESLRFDCEQNRFAVRVESVEFLGDAYRVHCDWNGQDVLVKTRDAPPTGEAVLGFAPADATLL; via the coding sequence GTGACCCGCCTCGAACTCGACGGCGTGACGCGGCGGTTCGGCGGCACGACGGCCGTCGACGACGTGAGTCTGACCGTCGAGGACGGCGAGTTCTTCACGCTCGTCGGGCCCTCGGGCTGCGGGAAGACGACGACGCTCCGGCTCATCGCGGGCTTCGAGTCGCCGGACGCGGGCGACGTCCGCTTCGGCGGCGAGTCGATGACCGGCGTCCCACCAGAGGACCGCGACGTCGGCATCGTCTTCCAGAGCTACGCGCTGTTCCCGCACATGAGCGTCGCGGAGAACGTCGCCTACGGCCTGCGCTTCCGAGACCCGCCGGGCGACCAGACGACCGACGAGCGCGTCGACGAACTGCTCGAACTCGTCGACCTGCCCGGGATGGGCGAGCGGTCGCCCGACCAGCTCTCCGGCGGGCAACAGCAGCGCGTCGCCCTCGCGAGGGCGCTGGCCCCCGGCCCCAGCGTCCTGCTGCTCGACGAACCGATGAGCGCGCTCGACGCCCGCCTCCGGGAGCGACTGCGGGTGCAGGTCAAGCAGATCCAGTCGGAACTCGACATCACCACCGTCTACGTGACCCACGACCAGGAGGAGGCGCTCTCCATCTCCGACCGCCTCGCGGTGCTGCACGCCGGGCGCGTCGAGCAGGTCGGGACGCCCGAGGAAGTGTACCGCCAACCGGCCTCCCGGTTCGTCGCGTCGTTCCTCGGCGACAACAACGTCTTCGAGGGTGGAGCTCCAGTCGAAACGGAGGGGTGTTGGGTTCGTGTCAGCGGTTCCGAATTCAAACTCGGGGAGGCGATAGACGGCCGAACGACGCTCTGTGTACGGCCGGAGTCCCTCCGCTTCGACTGCGAACAGAACCGGTTCGCGGTGCGCGTCGAGAGCGTCGAGTTCCTCGGGGACGCCTACCGCGTCCACTGCGACTGGAACGGACAGGACGTCCTCGTGAAGACCCGCGACGCGCCGCCTACGGGGGAGGCCGTCCTCGGCTTCGCCCCCGCGGACGCGACGTTGCTGTAG
- a CDS encoding SAM-dependent methlyltransferase, translated as MSVREEFDEWAASGRDRGMEDRHWQTAKHVLARMPVEDDDYVLDLGTGSGYALRALRERGVARGYGLDGAPEMVRNARSYTEDDSVGFVVGDFGSLPFADDSVDHVFSMEAFYYAADPHETLAEISRVLAPGGTFYCAVNYYEENVHSHDWQENISVEMTRWDRSEYREAFRDAGLHVAEQDNVADRDVDIPAAGAFPHEGFETRAEMVERYRTYGTLLTVGVAP; from the coding sequence ATGAGCGTTCGCGAGGAGTTCGACGAGTGGGCGGCCTCTGGCCGCGACCGGGGGATGGAGGACCGCCACTGGCAGACGGCCAAGCACGTGCTCGCGCGGATGCCCGTCGAGGACGACGATTACGTGCTCGACCTCGGTACGGGCAGCGGCTACGCGCTCCGCGCGCTCCGCGAACGCGGCGTGGCCCGCGGCTACGGCCTCGACGGCGCCCCGGAGATGGTTCGAAACGCGCGCTCGTACACCGAGGACGACAGTGTCGGCTTCGTGGTCGGCGACTTCGGGTCGCTCCCCTTCGCCGACGACAGCGTCGACCACGTCTTCAGCATGGAGGCGTTCTACTACGCCGCCGACCCCCACGAGACGCTCGCGGAGATCAGTCGCGTCCTCGCCCCCGGTGGGACGTTCTACTGTGCGGTGAACTACTACGAGGAGAACGTCCACAGCCACGACTGGCAGGAGAACATCTCTGTGGAGATGACCCGCTGGGACCGCTCGGAGTACCGCGAGGCGTTCCGCGACGCCGGCCTCCACGTCGCCGAGCAGGACAACGTCGCCGACCGCGACGTCGACATCCCGGCGGCCGGTGCGTTCCCCCACGAGGGCTTCGAGACCCGCGCGGAGATGGTCGAGCGCTACCGAACCTACGGCACGCTCCTGACGGTCGGCGTCGCGCCCTGA